A single window of Onychomys torridus chromosome 8, mOncTor1.1, whole genome shotgun sequence DNA harbors:
- the LOC118588700 gene encoding olfactory receptor 1-like, which translates to MIDRNQTVISQFLLMGLPITLEHQHLFYPLFLAMYLTTVLGNLIIIILILLDSHLHTPIYLFLSNLSFSDLCFSSVTMPKLLHNMQNQDPSIPYTGCLAQIYFFLLFGDLGNFLLVAMAYDRYVAICFPLHYTSIMSPKLCVSLVVLSWVLTTFHAMLQTLLMARLSFCKDNVIPHFFCDMSTLLKLSCSDTHVNEVVIFIAVIIFLVFPFALIIISYVRIVSSILKVPSSQGFRKAISTCGSHLSVVSLFYGTVIGLYLCPSANNSTVKETVMSLMYTVVTPMLNPFIYSLRNRDIKEASERIFCKKKCQLKLLW; encoded by the coding sequence ATGATTGACAGGAACCAAACTGtcatctcccagttcctcctcatgGGACTGCCCATCACCCTGGAGCACCAGCACCTGTTCTATCCCCTGTTTCTGGCCATGTACCTCACCACTGTCCTGGGgaacctcatcatcatcatcctcattctACTGGACTCTCATCTCCACACACCCATATACTTGTTTCTCAGCAACTtgtccttctctgacctctgtttctcctctgtcACAATGCCCAAATTGCTACACAACATGCAGAACCAGGACCCATCCATCCCCTATACAGGCTGCCTGGCACAAATATacttctttctgttgtttggaGACCTTGGGAATTTTCTCCTTGtggccatggcctatgaccgctatgtggccatctgcttcCCCCTTCATTACACCAGCATCATGAGTCCTAAGCTCTGTGTGAGTCTGGTGGTGCTGTCCTGGGTGCTGACCACATTCCATGCCATGCTGCAAACCCTGCTAATGGCCAGATTGTCATTCTGTAAGGACAATGTGATCCCCCACTTTTTCTGTGACATGTCCACTCTGCTAAAGCTGTCCTGCTCTGACACCCATGTTAATGAGGTGGTGATATTTATTGCGGTCATCATCTTCCTTGTTTTTCCATTTGCACTCATTATCATATCCTATGTACGAATTGTGTCCTCCATTCTCAAAGTCCCTTCATCACAAGGTTTCCGTAAAGCCATTTCTACCTGTGGTTCCCACCTGTCTGTAGTATCACTGTTCTATGGGACAGTCATTGGTCTCTATTTGTGTCCTTCTGCTAATAACTCAACTGTGAAGGAGACTGTCATGTCTTTGATGTACACAGTGGTGACTCCTATGCTGAACCCCttcatctacagcctgaggaatAGAGATATAAAGGAGGCCTCAGAAAGAATCTTTTGCAAAAAGAAATGTCAACTAAAACTATTATGGTAA